TGTGGCGGAACTGAAGCGCATCAAACATGAGCTGGAACCGAAAATGGGGATGGATCTCAACCTGGTTCAGCTGATTGCGTACACTGACTGGAACGAAACACAGCAGAAACAGGCGGACGGCAGTTGGGTGAATTACAACTACGACTGGATGTTTACGCCAGGTGCGATGAAGCAAATCGCGGAATATGCTGATGGCATCGGCCCAGACTACCATATGCTGGTTGACGAAAAGTCTAAGAAAGGGAATATCCGGCTGACAGGCATGGTACAGGACGCTCATCAGAATAAGATGGTGGTGCATCCTTTTACCGTTCGTGCTGACCAGCTTCCGGACTATGCGACTGACGTAAACCAGCTTTACGACATTCTGTATAACCAGGCCGGTGTTGACGGGTTGTTCACCGACTTCCCGGATAAAGCGGTCATGTTCCTGAATAAAAAATAACGGCTCGCGCGGATAGTGCATCGAAACTGCACCCCAAAGGTGGAAAGTCCACTGAGTAAGGTGCAGTTTTTTTTGAGTCAAAGGTTGCTAATGAATTATCTGAGTCAGCCTGATAATCATCATCATTTGAAATACACTTCGATTATGAATGAAATAAATTATGGGGAGCATGCTTGCGTTTTACGCAGAAATCCATTATTCAGCACGAATATCTTAAGATTTACTTAACTTAAACATTTATATTACCGCCTGAATTATTATCGGATCAGAATAACGGGCGGTAGGGTATGGCATTGTCAGCAACACACAACGAATTTAAGCGCTGGTGGGCAACGGAAGGGGATTGGGTAGAAGAACCTAACTACCGTCGTAATGGCATGAGCGGTGTGCAGTGCGTGGAGCGTAATGGCAAAAAAGTCTATGTTAAGCGCATGACCCAACATCTGTTCCACTCTGTCCGTTATCCTTTTGGTCGCCCGACCATTGTTCGTGAAATCGCGGTAATTAAAGAGTTGAAAAGCGCGGGCGTTATCGTGCCTGAGATCATCTACGGCGAAGCGACAAAGGTGGATGGTGAATGGCGTGCGCTGCTGGTCACAGAAGACATGGCGGGCTTTATCAGTATCGCTGACTGGTATCATCAACATGCCGAGACGCCGTTTCCTGATGATGTGCGTGAAGCCATGCTGAAAGCTGTGGCTGTCGCCTTTAAAAAGATGCACAGCGTGAATCGCCAGCATGGGTGCTGCTACGTTCGCCACATCTACGTGAAAACTGACGGTACGGTTGAGGCCGGTTTCCTGGATCTTGAAAAAAGTCGCCGTCGTTTACGTCGCCATAAAGCGGCTAATCATGATTTTTCACAGCTGGAAAAGTATCTTGATCCGATCCCGAAAGCGGACTGGGAGCAAGTGAAGGCGCATTACTACGCGCTGTAACGCGCGCTACATTTCAAGTTCGATATCTCCTCTTGCCTTGCAACAGCAGGGCAAGATTTCCCCTGGCTGAACAAAGGCCAGAGGCTCTGCAATCCAGTCAACCTGACCTGCGACCAGTCGAATTCGGCAGGAGCCGCAATAACCTTCCCGGCACTGATACTCAACGTTGACGTTATGCGATTCGAGCGCGGTGAGCAGGGAAGGGTGTTCATCCTGGCACAGCAACTGTGTGCCAGTGATGCGAAGAGTAACGCGTCCCATCAGAGCTGGAAGTTGCTCAGGTCGTCGGTGTCGACTTCGGCGTCGATTTGCCCGACCAGGTAAGAGCTGACTTCGACTTCCTGCGGCGCCACCTGCACGTTATCAGAGACCAGCCAGGTGTTGATCCAGGGGATCGGGTTTGAGCGCGTTTTAAAGGGCAGATCCAACCCAACCGCCTGCATACGAATATTCGTGATGTACTCGACGTACTGACACAGAATATCTTTATTCAGACCGATCATTGAGCCGTCGCGGAACAGATAATCCGCCCACTCTTTTTCCTGCTGCGCGGCCAGCACAAACAGGTCGTAGCACTCTTGCTGACACTCTTGTGCAATTTCCGCCATTTCCGGATCGTCGACACCGCTGCGTAGCAGATTAAGCATATGCTGTGTCCCGGTGAGGTGCAGGGCTTCATCGCGGGCGATCAGACGAATGATTTTGGCGTTACCTTCCATCAATTTGCGTTCTGCGAAGGCAAAAGAGCAGGCAAAGCTGACATAGAAACGGATGGCTTCCAGGGCGTTAACGCTCATCAGGCACAGGTACAGCTGTTTTTTCAGCGCGCGCAGATTGACGGTCACGGTTTTGCCGTTCACGTTATGCGTGCCTTCGCCCAGAAGATGCCAGTAGCTGGTCATCTCAATCAATTTATCGTAGTAATGCGAAATACCTTCCGCCCGTTTCTGAATCTGCTCGTTAGTGACGATATCGTCAAAAACAATGGCCGGTTCGTTAACGATATTACGAATAATATGGGTGTACGAACGGGAGTGGATCGTCTCGGAGAAGGCCCATGTTTCTACCCAGGTTTCCAGCTCAGGAATGGAAATGAGCGGCAGGAGCGCCACGTTTGGGCTACGTCCCTGGATAGAATCCAGCAATGTCTGATACTTCAGGTTGCTGATGAAAATATGTTTTTCGTGATCGGGTAAGGACTGGTAGTCGATACGATCGCGAGAAACGTCAACCTCTTCCGGACGCCAGAAAAAAGAGAGCTGCTTTTCGATCAGCTTTTCGAAGATGTCATATTTTTGCTGATCGTAGCGTGCCACGTTGACCGGCTGACCGAAAAACATCGGCTCTTTGAGCTGGTCGTTTTTCGTCTGTGAAAAAGTGGTATATGCCATTGAAGTAAGTCCTGTAGGAGTGTAATGCCGGGTGGCGCTTCGCTTATCCGGCCTACAACGCCTCGAAATGTTTTGTAGGCCGGATAAGGCGGTTACGCCGCCCTCCGGCAAAAGGCAAAAAATTAAATCTTACATGCGCCGCTTTCGCAGCCGTCATCCTGAATAGAAGGCGCCAGATCGTCCTGCGCATCTTCTGCACCGTCACGCGTGTTGTGATAGTACAGCGTTTTCACGCCAAATTTATAGGCGGTAAGCAGGTCTTTCAACAACTGTTGCATCGGCACTTTGCCTGACGGGAAACGCGTCGGGTCGTAGTTGGTATTGGAGGAAATCGCCTGATCGATAAATTTCTGCATGATGCCCACCAGTTGCAGGTAACCGTCGTTATTCGGCATTTCCCACAGCAGCTCATACGCGTCTTTCAGCGATTCATAATCAGGTACAACCTGGCGCAGCACGCCATCCTTCGAGGCCTTGATACTGACATGACCGCGCGGTGGCTCAATACCGTTGGTGGCATTGGAGATCTGCGAAGAGGTCTCGGACGGCATCAGGGCTGAAAGCGTGGAGTTACGCAGACCAAAGGTCTTGATGGACTCACGCAGGGCTTCCCAGTCAAGGTGCAGCGGTTCATTGACGACCGCATCGAGATCTTTCTTATAGGTGTCGATCGGCAGGATCCCTTGCGCGTAGGTGGTTTCGTTAAACCACGGGCAGGCGCCTTGCTCTTTCGCCAGTTCGTTGGAGGCTTTCAGCAGGTAATACTGAATGGCTTCAAATGTTTTGTGCGTCAGGTTATTGGCGCTGCCATCTGAGTAGCGCTTGCCGTTTTTCGCCAGCCAGTAGGCGTAGTTGATCACGCCAATACCGAGAGTACGACGACCCATCGCGCCACGTTTGGCTGCAGGGATCGGGTAGTCCTGATAGTCCAGCAGCGCATCCAGCGCACGAACGGCCAGCACGGCCAGCTCTTCCAGTTCATCCAGGCTATTGATTGCGCCCAGATTGAACGCTGAAAGGGTACACAGCGCGATTTCACCGTTCTCATCGTTGACGTCAGTCAGCGGTTTGGTCGGCAGTGCGATTTCCAGACACAGGTTGGACTGGCGTACTGGCGCAACCTGAGGATCGAACGGGCTGTGGGTGTTGCAGTGGTCGACGTTCTGAATATAGATACGGCCCGTAGAAGCACGCTCCTGCATCATCAGGGAGAACAATTCAACGGCTTTAACACGCTGCTTACGGATGCTGTCATCATTTTCGTATTGCACGTACAGACGCTCGAACTCGTCCTGGTCGGCAAAGAACGCGTCGTACAGGCCGGGAACGTCGGACGGGCTGAACAGCGTGATGTCGCCGCCTTTCAGCAGACGGGTATACATCAGTTTGTTGATCTGTACGCCGTAGTCCATGTGACGCACGCGGTTGCCTTCAACGCCGCGGTTGTTTTTCAGCACCAGCAGGCTTTCGACTTCCAGATGCCACATCGGGTAGAACAGCGTTGCCGCACCGCCGCGCACGCCGCCCTGAGAGCAGGACTTCACTGCCGTCTGGAAGTGTTTGTAGAACGGGATACAGCCGGTGTGGAATGCTTCACCGCCGCGAATCGGGCTACCCAGCGCACGGATGCGACCGGCGTTGATACCGATACCGGCACGCTGGGAAACGTATTTCACAATTGCGCTGGAGGTCGCATTGATGGAGTCCAGGCTGTCGCCGCACTCGATCAGCACACAGGAGCTGAACTGACGCGTCGGGGTACGCACGCCAGACATGATCGGCGTGGGCAGAGAAATCTTGAACGTGGAGACCGCGTCGTAAAAACGTTTGACGTATTCGAGACGGGTTTCACGCGGATAGTTAGAGAACAGGCAAGCCGCAACCAGAATATAGAGGAACTGCGCGCTTTCGTAGATTTCACCGGTGACACGGTTTTGTACCAGGTATTTACCTTCTAACTGCTTCACTGCGGCGTAGGAGAAGGTCATATCGCGGTCATGCACGATAAACGAATCCATCTGCTTGAACTCTTCTTCCGTGTAGTCTTCCAGCAGATGATTGTCGTATTTACCCATCTCAACCATTTTAACCACATGATCGAACAGTTTGGGCGGTTCAAACTCACCGTACGCTTTTTTACGCAGATGGAAGATCGCCAGACGCGCAGCCAGATACTGATAATCCGGTGCGTCGCGCGAGATCAGATCCGCAGCAGCTTTGATGATCGTTTCGTGAATATCGGAGGTCTTAATACCGTCGTAAAATTGAATGTGGGAGCGCAGTTCAACCTGAGAAATCGATACGTTATTCAGTCCTTCTGCCGCCCAATCCAGAACTCGGTGGATTTTGTCGAGATTGATGCGCTCTGTACTACCATCACGCTTTGTCACCAGCAGACTCTGATTCATGTTTTACCTGTCCGTGAAAGAAAAAATATCCCCTGGCTTATCCACTTGTGACTAACTCTGTGGATAAATACTATATATAGGGGTTGGGTGTTAAATGAAACGCTATATGGTGAGTATTCTAGTAGGGATTCTTTTCAGTACAAGAGTTGATTTTGAGGTTAAATTGAGGTTGCAAAAGGGTGATAATCGCTAAGTGCGCGTCTTATAAGGCCTGGAGGCCATGTCAATAATTCGCAAAAAAAAAGAAAATTTGATCGAGTGCTGATTTCTTCGACGAAGAAAAAGATTGCGCCTTATGATGCAGCGCAATCTTTATAAGAATAGTTGATGACGTTAGTCGTTTTTCGCCGTTGTATGCAACATATAGTTAACATCAACGCCTGGGCCTAATTTGAACGTGTTGGTGATCGGATTGTAGTGCAACCCGGTCATGTGACGTTCTTTGAGCTCAGTCTGATCAACCCAGCTTAACAGTTCAGCAGGTTTAATAAATTTTTTCACATCGTGCGTACCTTTGGGCACCATGCGCAAAATATATTCAGCGCCCACAACGGCCATTAACCAGGATTTCCCGTTGCGATTCAGCGTGGAGAAAAAGACCTCGCCGCCGGGTTTCACTAACTGCGCGCACGCCCTTACGACCGATTGCGGATCAGGAACATGCTCCAGCATTTCCATACAGGTCACGACATCGTACTGATGCGCATGTTTCGCTGCGTGTTCCTCGACGGTTTCCTGCACGTATTCCACCTGGATACCGCTTTCCAGCGCATGCAACTTTGCCACCTGCAGCGGCTCAAAGCCCATATCGAGACCGGTGACCGTTGCGCCTTCACGCGCCATGCTCTCTGCCAGAATGCCCCCGCCACAACCGACATCGAGCACCTTTTTACCAAACAGGCCGCCTGAGCGCTCGGCAATGTAGCCCAGACGCAAAGGGTTAATGCGGTGCAGAGGCTTAAATTCTCCCTCAAGATCCCACCAGCGCGACGCGACTGCTTCAAACTTGGCAATTTCTTCATGGTCAACGTTGTGGGTTACCGGGGGTTTTTCGGCATTCATGGGTGCTTCTACTCCTTATTTGGCAAGACAGATGAGTATATCAGCCTGACGGGACGAATAAAGCCTCTCGAGGAGGCAATCCGTTTACCTGTATTAGCGTGGTTGTGTTATAATTTGCGACCTTTGAATCCGGGAAACAGTAGAGGGATAGCGGTTAGATGAGCGACCTTGCGAGAGAAATTACACCGGTCAACATTGAGGAAGAGCTGAAGAGCTCCTATCTGGATTATGCGATGTCGGTCATTGTTGGCCGTGCGCTTCCGGATGTCCGAGATGGCCTGAAGCCGGTACACCGTCGCGTTCTTTACGCCATGAACGTATTGGGCAATGACTGGAACAAAGCCTACAAAAAATCTGCCCGTGTCGTTGGTGACGTAATCGGTAAATACCACCCTCATGGTGATACCGCCGTTTACGACACCATTGTTCGTATGGCGCAGCCATTCTCCTTGCGTTACATGCTGGTTGACGGCCAGGGTAACTTCGGTTCTGTCGATGGCGACTCCGCAGCAGCGATGCGTTATACGGAAATCCGTATGTCGAAAATCGCCCACGAGCTGATGGCTGACCTGGAAAAAGAAACGGTCGATTTCGTCGATAACTACGACGGCACAGAACGCATTCCTGACGTAATGCCGACCAAAATTCCTAACCTGCTGGTGAACGGTTCGTCTGGTATCGCGGTAGGTATGGCCACCAACATTCCGCCGCACAACCTGACGGAAGTGATCAACGGCTGCCTGGCGTATATCGACGATGAAGACATCAGCATTGAAGGGCTGATGGAACACATCCCTGGCCCGGACTTCCCGACCGCCGCGATCATCAACGGTCGTCGCGGCATTGAAGAAGCCTATCGCACCGGTCGCGGTAAAGTGTACATTCGCGCGCGCGCGGAAGTTGAAGCTGACGCGAAAACCGGCCGCGAAACCATCATCGTTCATGAAATCCCGTACCAGGTGAACAAAGCGCGCCTGATCGAAAAGATTGCTGAACTGGTGAAAGAAAAACGCGTTGAAGGTATCAGCGCGCTGCGTGACGAGTCTGACAAAGACGGTATGCGCATCGTGATTGAAGTCAAACGCGATGCGGTCGGGGAAGTGGTACTGAATAACCTCTATTCCCAGACTCAGCTGCAGGTCTCCTTCGGTATTAACATGGTGGCGTTGCACCATGGTCAGCCGAAGATCATGAACCTGAAAGACATTATTTCTGCGTTCGTGCGCCACCGCCGTGAAGTGGTGACTCGCCGTACTATTTTTGAACTGCGTAAAGCCCGCGATCGTGCGCATATCCTCGAAGCACTGGCGATTGCACTGGCGAACATTGACCCGATCATTGAGCTTATCCGTCGTGCGCCAACGCCTGCGGAAGCAAAAGCGGCGTTGATCGCGCGCTCATGGGATCTGGGCAACGTTGCTGCAATGTTGGAAAGTGCGGGTGACGATGCCGCGCGTCCTGAATGGCTGGAGCCGGAGTTCGGCGTGCGTGACGGTCAATACTATCTGACCGAACAGCAGGCACAGGCGATCCTGGATCTGCGACTGCAGAAACTGACCGGCCTTGAGCACGAAAAACTGCTCGATGAGTACAAAGACCTGCTGGGGCAGATCGCGGAACTGTTGCACATTCTGGGCAGCGCCGACCGTCTGATGGAAGTGATTCGCGAAGAGATGGAATTGATTCGTGAGCAGTTTGGCGATAAGCGTCGTACTGAAATCACCGCCAACAGCGCGGACATCAACCTTGAAGATCTGATCAACCAGGAAGATGTGGTTGTGACGCTGTCTCACCAGGGTTATGTGAAGTATCAGCCGCTTTCTGAGTACGAAGCGCAGCGTCGTGGCGGGAAAGGTAAATCTGCCGCACGTATTAAAGAAGAAGACTTTATTGACCGACTGCTGGTGGCGAATACGCACGATCATATTCTGTGCTTCTCCAGCCGTGGCCGCGTCTACTCCATGAAAGTCTATCAGTTGCCGGAAGCGAGCCG
This Citrobacter enshiensis DNA region includes the following protein-coding sequences:
- the ubiG gene encoding bifunctional 2-polyprenyl-6-hydroxyphenol methylase/3-demethylubiquinol 3-O-methyltransferase UbiG, whose amino-acid sequence is MNAEKPPVTHNVDHEEIAKFEAVASRWWDLEGEFKPLHRINPLRLGYIAERSGGLFGKKVLDVGCGGGILAESMAREGATVTGLDMGFEPLQVAKLHALESGIQVEYVQETVEEHAAKHAHQYDVVTCMEMLEHVPDPQSVVRACAQLVKPGGEVFFSTLNRNGKSWLMAVVGAEYILRMVPKGTHDVKKFIKPAELLSWVDQTELKERHMTGLHYNPITNTFKLGPGVDVNYMLHTTAKND
- the inaA gene encoding lipopolysaccharide kinase InaA; the protein is MALSATHNEFKRWWATEGDWVEEPNYRRNGMSGVQCVERNGKKVYVKRMTQHLFHSVRYPFGRPTIVREIAVIKELKSAGVIVPEIIYGEATKVDGEWRALLVTEDMAGFISIADWYHQHAETPFPDDVREAMLKAVAVAFKKMHSVNRQHGCCYVRHIYVKTDGTVEAGFLDLEKSRRRLRRHKAANHDFSQLEKYLDPIPKADWEQVKAHYYAL
- the gyrA gene encoding DNA topoisomerase (ATP-hydrolyzing) subunit A; the encoded protein is MSDLAREITPVNIEEELKSSYLDYAMSVIVGRALPDVRDGLKPVHRRVLYAMNVLGNDWNKAYKKSARVVGDVIGKYHPHGDTAVYDTIVRMAQPFSLRYMLVDGQGNFGSVDGDSAAAMRYTEIRMSKIAHELMADLEKETVDFVDNYDGTERIPDVMPTKIPNLLVNGSSGIAVGMATNIPPHNLTEVINGCLAYIDDEDISIEGLMEHIPGPDFPTAAIINGRRGIEEAYRTGRGKVYIRARAEVEADAKTGRETIIVHEIPYQVNKARLIEKIAELVKEKRVEGISALRDESDKDGMRIVIEVKRDAVGEVVLNNLYSQTQLQVSFGINMVALHHGQPKIMNLKDIISAFVRHRREVVTRRTIFELRKARDRAHILEALAIALANIDPIIELIRRAPTPAEAKAALIARSWDLGNVAAMLESAGDDAARPEWLEPEFGVRDGQYYLTEQQAQAILDLRLQKLTGLEHEKLLDEYKDLLGQIAELLHILGSADRLMEVIREEMELIREQFGDKRRTEITANSADINLEDLINQEDVVVTLSHQGYVKYQPLSEYEAQRRGGKGKSAARIKEEDFIDRLLVANTHDHILCFSSRGRVYSMKVYQLPEASRGARGRPIVNLLPLEQDERITAILPVTEFEEGVKVFMATANGTVKKTVLTEFNRLRTAGKVAIKLVEGDELIGVDLTSGDDEVMLFSAEGKVVRFKEASVRAMGCNTTGVRGIRLGGSDKVVSLIIPRGEGAILTATQNGYGKRTAVEEYPTKSRATKGVISIKVTERNGSVVGAVQVDDADQIMMITDAGTLVRTRVSEISIVGRNTQGVILIRTAEDENVVGLQRVAEPVDDEELDSIDGSAAEGDEDIAPEVESDDDAVDDAADDAADDSAEDADE
- the nrdA gene encoding class 1a ribonucleoside-diphosphate reductase subunit alpha; protein product: MNQSLLVTKRDGSTERINLDKIHRVLDWAAEGLNNVSISQVELRSHIQFYDGIKTSDIHETIIKAAADLISRDAPDYQYLAARLAIFHLRKKAYGEFEPPKLFDHVVKMVEMGKYDNHLLEDYTEEEFKQMDSFIVHDRDMTFSYAAVKQLEGKYLVQNRVTGEIYESAQFLYILVAACLFSNYPRETRLEYVKRFYDAVSTFKISLPTPIMSGVRTPTRQFSSCVLIECGDSLDSINATSSAIVKYVSQRAGIGINAGRIRALGSPIRGGEAFHTGCIPFYKHFQTAVKSCSQGGVRGGAATLFYPMWHLEVESLLVLKNNRGVEGNRVRHMDYGVQINKLMYTRLLKGGDITLFSPSDVPGLYDAFFADQDEFERLYVQYENDDSIRKQRVKAVELFSLMMQERASTGRIYIQNVDHCNTHSPFDPQVAPVRQSNLCLEIALPTKPLTDVNDENGEIALCTLSAFNLGAINSLDELEELAVLAVRALDALLDYQDYPIPAAKRGAMGRRTLGIGVINYAYWLAKNGKRYSDGSANNLTHKTFEAIQYYLLKASNELAKEQGACPWFNETTYAQGILPIDTYKKDLDAVVNEPLHLDWEALRESIKTFGLRNSTLSALMPSETSSQISNATNGIEPPRGHVSIKASKDGVLRQVVPDYESLKDAYELLWEMPNNDGYLQLVGIMQKFIDQAISSNTNYDPTRFPSGKVPMQQLLKDLLTAYKFGVKTLYYHNTRDGAEDAQDDLAPSIQDDGCESGACKI
- the nrdB gene encoding class Ia ribonucleoside-diphosphate reductase subunit beta, whose amino-acid sequence is MAYTTFSQTKNDQLKEPMFFGQPVNVARYDQQKYDIFEKLIEKQLSFFWRPEEVDVSRDRIDYQSLPDHEKHIFISNLKYQTLLDSIQGRSPNVALLPLISIPELETWVETWAFSETIHSRSYTHIIRNIVNEPAIVFDDIVTNEQIQKRAEGISHYYDKLIEMTSYWHLLGEGTHNVNGKTVTVNLRALKKQLYLCLMSVNALEAIRFYVSFACSFAFAERKLMEGNAKIIRLIARDEALHLTGTQHMLNLLRSGVDDPEMAEIAQECQQECYDLFVLAAQQEKEWADYLFRDGSMIGLNKDILCQYVEYITNIRMQAVGLDLPFKTRSNPIPWINTWLVSDNVQVAPQEVEVSSYLVGQIDAEVDTDDLSNFQL
- the yfaE gene encoding class I ribonucleotide reductase maintenance protein YfaE — its product is MGRVTLRITGTQLLCQDEHPSLLTALESHNVNVEYQCREGYCGSCRIRLVAGQVDWIAEPLAFVQPGEILPCCCKARGDIELEM